From the Longimicrobium sp. genome, the window CACGCTGGCGGTCGAGAAGTACACGCGCGCCGGCGACCGCATCACCGGCGAGATGGTGTCGCGCTCGCCGCGCACCGTGGTCCGCACCTACACGGCGATGCTGAACCCCGACGGCAGCGTGCGCCGCGTGGAGATGACCTCCACCGTGCCCGGGACCACGCAGCCGCCCACCGTCGCCGCCACCGACTTCACGCTCGACAGCGCCATCACCCGCGTGCAGCGCGGCGACAGCGTGTTCGCCTTCCGCGTGGGCGCCAGCCGCCCGGTACCGCTGGTGGGCTACTCGCACGTGTTCTACGAGCAGGCGATGATGCACGCCCGCGCGCTGCGCCGCGACACGCTCACGCTGCGGCTGGTGCCCATCGGCTCCAACCAGAGCTACGAGATGACGGTCTCCGCGGTGGGCGAGGACTCGATGCGGCTGGCCAACCTCGCCGGCGTGCAGCACGTGGCCACCGACGCGCGCGGGCGGCTGCTGGGGCTGAACGGGATGGAGAGCACGCAGAAGTTCCTGGTCCACCGCGTTCCCGACGTGGACGTGGACGCCTACGCGGCCGAGTTCGCGCGCCGCGACGCCGCCCGCCAGGGGATGGGGCCGCTGAGCCCGCGCGACTCGGCGGTGGCGGACGTGGGCGGCGCGCACCTGTCGATCGACTACGGGCGGCCGTTCCGGCGCGGGCGCACCATCTTCGGCAGCGTGGTGCCGTGGGGCGAGGTGTGGCGCACCGGCGCGAACGCGGCCACCGGCTTCACCACCACGCGCGACCTGCTGATCGGTAGCGTGAGCGTCCCCGCGGGAAAATACACCCTGTGGACGCTGCCGGCGGAGAGCGGGTGGAAGCTGATCGTGAACCGCGAGACGGGCCAGTGGGGCACGGAGTACAAGCAGGAGCAGGACCTCGCGCGCATCGACATGCAGACGCGCACGCTCTCCGAGCCCGTGGAGGCGTTCACCATCAGGCTCGAGCCGGCCGGGACCGGCGCCGTCCTCCGACTGCAATGGGAGACCACCGAGGCCTTCGTTCCCATCACGGTGAAGTAATCACGATCGGGGGAGATGGAGACGGCGCCCGTACCAGGTTCAGGTGCGGGCGCCGCCTTTCTTTTTGATCTCACGCAGGGTTAGCAGAGTCAGCAGTTGGTAAAGCTGCTTGTAACTGCTGACTCTGCTGACTCTGCGTGAACCCTTCTGTTTTTCGGTCAGTACGCCGGCTTCGGCGGGCGGACGCGCGCCGCGGTCTTCGTCTGCTCGGAAAGCACGTCGCCGAGCGCCAGGACCACGCCGGTGCCCAGGGCCAGCAGCAGCGCCGTCTCCATGTTGCGGCTGCGGCGGACCGGGTGCGGCAGCCGCGGCGCGCCGCCGCGCGTGTGCAGCGCGTTGCGCGTCATGCTGCGCGCCGTCTTCGTCACCGCCCCGCCGATCACCGCCCACATCAGCTTCCGTCCCAGGCTTGCCATATCGCTCTCCCGCGCAACGGTTTGCCGCTCCGTCCCGAGCGTTCCGCCAATGCAGGAGCCGCGCCAGCCGCCGCGCAAACGTTGGACGCGGCGGGACAGGTCGGGTGCCGGTGGAGGCGAATGAATTCGCTGCAACAACCACACGAAGTCCGCCTTCGCGGACTACAGCCGATCGTGCGGCCGCGGCATCGGTGCACGCGAACGAGCTCGGCAGGCCTCGTCGGCCGAACTCTGTCGCGCGCGCCGAAATCTCGCCCGCGCCGAAGCCGGGAGTCCGCGAAGGCGGACTTCGTGTGGTTGTTGCCGCGGATTTATCCGCCCCTTGGAATCCGGTCGATGACCCGAATCCCCGGCGGATGATCCGGATCCCGTCCTACGGCTGCGCGACGAGCCAGTCCTGTGCTTCGCCGGTGTCGTTGAACGACTTCAGGTTCTTGCGGCGGGAGAGCGCCTGCGTGGCCCGGAACGCCGTCAGGTACACGCTCGAGAGCCCCACCACCACCGCGCCCCACCTCACGTAGGGCACGTTGTGCTTCACCAGCTCCTGCATCAGCTTCACGGAGCCGGGGGTGATGCGCGCGCCGCGCACGTCGGTCATGATCAGCAGCGACGCCGGTGGCTCGGCCGCGATCACCGCCTTGCTCTTCAGCATCTCGTCCCTGAGCTCGTCCATGTCGGTGCCCAGGCCGGTGTAGTCCAGCGTCAGGATGCGCTTGCCCTTGTGCTCGACGAAGCGTGTGCGTTCCATGGTGACCCGGCCGTGATGAAGGGTGGAAGGTCGAGTCGTGCTCGTGTCCGCTTTGGCTCTCAAATAGACGGAGTGGGCGAGTACAATAGCACGTCACGGGCCCTCGCGCATCACCCCGATGCGGCGACGGCCCGGTCCTGCCACCGGAAGGGTCGCGGAGGTCGTGGGGCTACTGGAGAATCGGGGAAGGGGGATTCTACAAGCGGCGGGCTACAACGCCATCACCCGGGCGCGCGCGTCGGCGATGGTGCCGCGCACGGCGTCGATCCACTCGGGCGGAAAGCGGGCGGGATCCGTGGCCCAGGATTCGAGCTTCGCCACCGCCTGCCCGATTCCCGCCGCTTCGTCGGCCACGGCGGACACCAGCAGCCGGCCCATCTCGGGGATCTGCCGGATGGTGTCGCCGGAGGTGCCCTCGAAGTCCTCGGAAAGGGAGAGGAAGTCCGTCTCGCGGATCTTCGCGCGGCGCTGGTCGCGCAGCATCTCGCTGGCGCGGAGAAGGCGCGCGTACTGCTCGGCCTTCTCGGGAACGGCGGCGGCGAGCTCCTCGTGGAGGAACTCCAGGTGGCGCTCCAGCAGCCACTGCGGCATCCCACGGCTCGACAGCAGCTCGCCCAGCCAGCGCACCTCGGCGTTCACTTGCGGCTGCTCGCGCGCGGCGATGAGCGACAGCCACGCGCTGTCGCTGTGCCCGAACAGCCGACCGCGGTCGCCGTAGCGCGCCTCGTAGTACGGGAACTCGCGCCACGCGCGCTCGCCAGCCGCCACCGACGCCGCCACCTCGCGCGGGTCGCTGGCGACGGGATGGCTCCCCGCCTCGGGGTTGATCAGGGACGCACCGATCTCAGGCATCTGGCGTCAGCCGGGAAACATTCCGACGGGTTGATAAAGTCGCGAAGCCGTGATCGCGACAGACGTAATCGCGAAAGACGTGATCGCGACGATGCGAGTGAACTCGCGGCTACAACCACACGCAGTCCGCCTTCGCGGACTTCATCTCGGCGCGGCCCGGGGCGACGGTGCTCGATCCTCGACCGCGTCGCGGGGATGGGAGGCGCGCCACACCCACCACATCAGCACAATCTGCAGCGGAAGGCGGAGAAGCAAGAGCGCCTGCCACCATCCGGGCGCGTCCGCCGCCCGCGCGTTCAGCAGCATCTGCAGGTTCGCGGGCCAGACGGCCAGCAGCAGCGCGATCAATCCGATCCCCGCCCAGCGACGCACGCGCGGCACGAGCAGGCCGATGCCGCCCGCGATCTCGCACGCCCCGCTCAGCAGCACCATCTCCCGCGGAAATGGGATGTACGGCGGCATGATCCGCTCGTACGCCGCCGGGATGACGAAGTGCATCGTCCCCGCGAACGCGAACAGCGCCGCAAGGACGATGCTGGAGACGGTGACGCGGGCCGAGCGCGGGCGGCTCATCGGAACCGCCGCCGCGGTCGCCGGCCCGCGTGCGAATCCCCGTGGAATGTCCTTACCGGTAGAAGAGGTCCACCTCGCCGCCGGAGGGCGAGTTGCTCACCACGACCGCGTGCTGCCCGCAATCGGTGACGGCGTTCACCGGCGTCCACAGCAGCGGCGGCGTCCCGCCCGAGGTCCGCAGCTCGATCCGGCGCAGCGCGGTGGAGGCGGTGTTCGGGTAGTTCGCGCAGTTGGAGATGCTGTACGCCTCCAGCGTTTCGTTGCACCACAGCAGCTCCGCGATGTTGGCGACCGGCAGGGTCGTGCCCGCGATTCCCTCGAAGAGGGACACGTAGGAGAAGGCGCGGCCCTGTTGCGCCGTCAGCGTCATCACGCCCACCAGGGTATCGCCGGGATTCACCCGCACCAGGTTGGTGTGGAACGCCTGCCCGCCCGACGTGACGTACCAGCTGGCGACCGACCAGTACGGCCCGCCGCCGGCCCCCGACGGACCCCACTGCAGCACCGGCTGCAGGATCCCGTAGTTCGCGCCGTAGTTCTGGATCCCGTTGAACAGGAAGATCGTCTGCCCGGACGCGACCGACGGCGCGGGCGGCACCTCCCACGTGGTCCGGAACGAGGTCAGCGGCTGCCCCGTGCCGTTGTTCCAGTACGTGTAGGCGATCCAGCCGCTTCCGAGCGCCGGCACCTCCAGGGGATCGACGGCGGGCGCCTCCACCGCGGCCATGGCGTTGCCGCTGCGGTCGAGCATGAGCATGCGGCGCCCGTCGTCGGCGACGAGCGTCTGTCCCTCGTCCACCCGGTGCACCAGCGAGCGGGCGCGGAACCCGCCCGGGGTCAGCACCTTCACCTGCGCGTCGGCGGCCTCGGCCGCGTCGCCACCGCGGCCGTACACCGCCTCGCCCGCACCCACGGCGTGCACCTGCCCGCTCGGGCGCGGCCCGCCCGGCGTCACCACCTCGTCCGCGTCGTTCGCCCGGCCGGTTTCGTCGCTCATCGAAGCCTCCTGGAAATCATGATAATTCACGACCTTCGGGACGATGGATGAGATGGCCGGGATGGACGAGCTTTACGAGGCGGTCACCACCGCGCTCACTCCGCCAGCGCCAGAAGCTCCGCCGTGTGCAGCGCCTTGCGGCCGCCGCAGAAGTCGGCGATCTGGTGGCGGCAGCTGAAGCCGGGGGCCACCACGAGATCGTCCGCGGCCGCCTGGCGCACGGCGGGGAAGAGGACGCGCTCGCCGCAGGCCTTCGACACGTCGTAGTGGCCCTTCTCGTAGCCGAACGACCCCGCCATCCCGCAGCACCCCGAGTCCAGCACGCTGAACTCCAGCCCCTCGACGCGCGACAGCACCTCCGTCGTCGGGCCCATCCCGACCAGCGCCTTCTGGTGGCAGTGGCCGTGGACGACGGCCCGGCGCTCCAGCCGTCCAGGACGCCAATCGCGGATCGCGGCGAGAAACTCCTCGAACGTCACTGCCGCCGTCGCCAGCTTCGCCGCGCGCGTGTCGCCGACCAGGTCCGGCAGCTCGTCGCGGAGGGTGAGAATGCAGCTGGGCTCCACGCCGACGATCCACGAGCCGCGCTCCGCTTCGGGGAGCAGCGTCTCCAGCAGCTCGCGCTGCAGGTCGCGTGCGTGCTCCAGCAGTCCCTTGCTCACCGCCGCGCGGCCGCAGCACACCTGCCGTCGGGGAAGACGCACCTCGTATCCCGCCTGCTCGATCACCTTCGCGGCCGCGTGCAGCGGGCCGGGCTGGAAGTAGTTGTGGAAGGTGTCGTCGAACAGGATCACCGTCGCGCGCGCGCCGACGGCCGAGCGCGGGCGGCGGGTGAAGGCGCGGCGGAAGGGCTCGCGAGCCAGGGCCGGCATCTCGCGCCGAAGGTCCATCCCCGCCACGGCCTTCATCGCCCCGCCGAAGAGCCGCTGGCCGAGGTTGGCGATCCCCGGCATCCGCCCCCCCAGGCGCGCGAAATCGTGCACGCGGCCGAAGAAGTGCGCCGACGGCGGCGTGCCGTGCGCGCGGTGGTGCTGCGCCAGGAACTCGGCCTTGTAGCGCGCCATGTCGACCCCGACCGGGCACTCCGTCTTGCACGCCTTGCAGGCCAGGCAGAGGTCCAGCGCCTCCAGCACCTCGCCGCTGCGCATCCCCGGCAGCGCGCCGCGCATGGCCTCGCGCAGCGAGTTGGCGCGGCCGCGGGTGCTGTGCATCTCCTCCTGCGTCACCATGTAGCTCGGGCACATCGTCCCCGCGTCCAGCTTCCGGCAGACGGCCATCCCGTTGCACTTCTCCACCGCCACGTCCCATCCCCCCTCCGCGTAGCGGAAGAAGGTCTCCGGCGGGGTGATGGCATAGTCGGCGCCGAAGCGGAGGTTGTCGCTCATCCGCTGGTAGGGCGGGGCGATCTTGCCGCCGGGGTTCATCCGCCCCTCGGGGTCGAAGACGGCCTTCACCTGGCGGTGCAACTCGATGATCTCGGGCCCGAACATCATCGGCAGGAACTCGCTGCGCGAGAGCCCGTCGCCGTGCTCGCCGCTCAGCGATCCCCCGAAGTCCACCACCAGCTCGGCGATGTCGTGCGCGATGCGCTGCATCCGCTCGCGGTCGTCGCCGCGCTTGAGGTTGAGATCGACGCGGATGTGCAGGCACCCCTGGCCGGCGTGGCCGAAGAACCCCGTCGTGGTCCCGTGCCGCTGCACGATCTCCTCGAAGCGGCGCGTGTACTCGCCCAGCTTCTCGGGCGGGCAGCCGGTGTCCTCGACGAACTCCTGCGGCTTGATGTCCTTCGAAGGGGTCGTGAGATAGAGGAGCCCCGTGGCCGCCTGCCGCAGCGACCACGCGGCCGTCTGCTCGCGGTCGGTGAGGTACGCGGCGGCCGCGGGCGATCCGGGGAGATGCGGCGCCCGCGCGGCGAAGTCTTCCGCCAGCCCGCGCACCTCGTCGGCCGACTCGCCGGTGAACTCGCAGAAGAGCACGCCCAGCGCGTCGGGCGCCGCCATCGCCGCGGTGGGACGGAACTCGAAGATCTCGCGCGCGCCCTGCAGGACTCGCGAGTCCACGATCTCCAGCGCCGACAGCCCGCGCTCGGGGAGGATGGCGGGGACGGCGTCGAACGAGGTGAAGCGCTCGCGGAAGGAGAGGAGGACCAGCGCGCGCGCCGGGGGGATGGGGACGAGCCCCAGCTCCGCCTCGACCACCGTCGCTAGCGTTCCCTCCGAGCCGACGATCAGCCGGGCGAGGTTCAGCTCCTCGTCCTCCAGCATCGCGTCGAAGTTGTAGCCCGAGACGCGGCGGGGGATCTTCGGGAAGCGCCGCTCGATCTCCGCGCGGTGCGGCTCGAGCAGCGCCATCACCGCGCGCGCCAGCTGGCCCTCCGCGCCGGGGGCGCCGGCCAGCGCGTCGCGCCGCATGGCCGCGAAGTGGGCGCATCTCCCGTCCGCCAGCACGCAGTCGAGCGAGTGGACGTGGTCTCCCGTCTTGCCGTAGACGAGGGAGCGGGCGCCGCACGAGTTGTTGCCGATCATCCCGCCCAGCGCGCACTGGCGAATCGTCGCCGGATCGGGCCCGAACTGCAGCCCGTATGGCGCCAGCGCGCGGTTGAAGCGGTCGAGCCGCAGCCCGGGTTGCACCTTCGCCCGCCGCCCGTCGGGGTCGACGGAGAGGACGCGGTTCATGTACTTGGTGAAGTCCAGCACCAGCGCGGTGCCCACCGTCTGCCCGGCCAGCGCCGTCCCCCCGCCGCGGGGAAGGACGGGCACGCCGTGCTCGGCCGCCAGCCGCACCGCCGCCTCCACGTCGCCCGCGTCTCTGGGGACCACCACGCCCACGGGAAGGAACTGGTAGAGCGAGGCGTCGGTGCTGTAGAGGAGGCGCGAGTGCGCGTCGAAGCGCACCTCGCCCTTCACGCGCTCGCGCAGCGCCCGCTCCAGGCGGCCGGCTTTGGGGTGCGGGTGGACGACGGGGAGCATGGGGCCGGGGCACGGGTAAGCGGCCGTGCGCACGAAAGTTCGTGCGTTCCGGGCGCGCGGCGGCTAGATTCGGATCGGCGGCGCCCGGCCGGTGCGGTGAACCGGCGGAGGCGAGCCCGTCAAGATACCAGACCCCCGCCGGGCGGCAATTCCCGCGCCCCGTGCCGCTCACACGGGGCCACCCGTGGAACCTCCGCGCCGCCGGGTGTAAGAGGGTGAAGCGAGCCGGACGCCGTTCGGGCAACCCGATCCAAGTCGTTCCCTTTTCTGGAGATCCACGCTCATGCACGTCTACATCCGCGAAGAGCCCGTCGAGCTCGAGATGCGCGAGGTGGACGCCGAAGGGCTCCTTCCCACCGAGACCGAGCTGGTGGCGATGGCCTTCTACGTGGCCGGCAACCCGCGCCCCTCGTTCCGCGCCATGCTCCCGTTCGAGACGCTGAACCTGCTGCGCCAGACGCTGCGCGAGCCGGTGCAGCTGGGCCTGCTGGCCGAGGAGCCCGAGGACCCGTCGGGCGAGGTGAAGGCGATGGTGGGGATCTCCATTCCCGTGCACTCGCTCCCCGACGGGATGGTGCCCGAGGAGATGGAGGAGGAAGAGGAGGAGGAGCCGTGGAAGGCCAGCGCCAACTACGACGGCTGGCGCGACGGCGACGGCGGGGATGGCGGCGACCGCGAGCGCACCGTGCTGCTGGCGTTCGCGCCCCTGGTGCGGGTGATCCGCCGCATGCCGCACGACTTCGGTGGCGAGCTGGTGGACCTGCTGGAAAGCGCGATCTCCGGCGCCACCAAGCCCTCGCTCGAGGCCCGCGTGGACCGCATGCTGGGGCTCTGAGACGAGACTTCGCGCGACCGAATGCGAGACGCCCCCGCCGGGATGCCGGCGGGGGCGTTTTGTTGCGGACCGAGCATTCGTGCAAGTCGGCGAGCATCCTGCCCGCCCGGCTGGCCCCCTCCCCCGTCCCCTCCCCCGCTGCGCAGGGGAGGGGAGAACTCAGCGCGGGCACAGCCTCGGCTTTGAACGGTGAAATCTCCGCCGGGATTAGTTCTCCCCCGCCCCTGCGAAGCGGGGGAGGGGGCCGGGGGGAGGGGGCCGGCCGCGGCCGTGGCGATGCTTGCGATCGGTCACGACGAAGCCGTCGCCGGGCGGCGGAAGAGGAGCGCGCCGATGGCCCCGCCGATCGCGCCCGTCACCGCCGAGCTGAGCGTGCCGACGGCCAGGATCATCGCCGTCACGTCGCCCAGCGCGAACGAGACGACGATGCCGATCAGCGCGCACACGCCGCCCGCCACCGCCCCGCCCGCCGCGCCGCCGCCCACCGACGGCCGCGCCATCCACGCGTAGATCGCGCCGGCGATGAGCGAGATCGCCATCCCCCCGACCGCGAACATCTGCGCCACGGCGGGCGATTTGTGGCCGATGAGCACCATCGCCAGCTGCAGCACGGTGCCGATGATGGTGGCCTGCATGAGGGCACGCTGGTTCATGGGGACGCCTCTCCGGGTGGGGGTGGTGCGGTCAGGCGGCCGGGGCGGACGCCTGCAGGGTGCTCAGGTAGCGGCGCAGGTGCGCCACGCACGCGTCGTACGGCTCCAGCGTGCGGTGGGTGCGCGCCTGCATCACCGCGCCTTCCATCGTGGTCAGGACGAACTGCGCGAGCCCGTGGGCGTCCGCGTCCGCCGGGATGCCGCTGCGCGGGTCGGCCAGGCACGTCTCGACGGCCGCCGTCCAGTTGGCGAAGTTGGCCGCCAGCAGCTCGCGCACGGGCGGATCGGGCTCGTGCAGCTCCAGCGCAAGGCTGCCGATGGGGCAGCCATAGAAGCAGTCGGTGTCCTCCAGCATCCGGCGGTAGCGCGCCAGCAGGGCGAACACGCGCTCCACCGGGTCGTCCACCCCCGCCCACACCGGCTCCAGCAGCATCGGGTAGATGCCGTCGCGGTAGCGGGCGAGGACCGCGACCAG encodes:
- a CDS encoding DUF2911 domain-containing protein, which gives rise to MSSMIRPFAAAAFAACLAAPAAAQEAQGETAAFVVTIGSDTLAVEKYTRAGDRITGEMVSRSPRTVVRTYTAMLNPDGSVRRVEMTSTVPGTTQPPTVAATDFTLDSAITRVQRGDSVFAFRVGASRPVPLVGYSHVFYEQAMMHARALRRDTLTLRLVPIGSNQSYEMTVSAVGEDSMRLANLAGVQHVATDARGRLLGLNGMESTQKFLVHRVPDVDVDAYAAEFARRDAARQGMGPLSPRDSAVADVGGAHLSIDYGRPFRRGRTIFGSVVPWGEVWRTGANAATGFTTTRDLLIGSVSVPAGKYTLWTLPAESGWKLIVNRETGQWGTEYKQEQDLARIDMQTRTLSEPVEAFTIRLEPAGTGAVLRLQWETTEAFVPITVK
- a CDS encoding DoxX family protein, giving the protein MSRPRSARVTVSSIVLAALFAFAGTMHFVIPAAYERIMPPYIPFPREMVLLSGACEIAGGIGLLVPRVRRWAGIGLIALLLAVWPANLQMLLNARAADAPGWWQALLLLRLPLQIVLMWWVWRASHPRDAVEDRAPSPRAAPR
- a CDS encoding FAD-binding and (Fe-S)-binding domain-containing protein, with amino-acid sequence MRTAAYPCPGPMLPVVHPHPKAGRLERALRERVKGEVRFDAHSRLLYSTDASLYQFLPVGVVVPRDAGDVEAAVRLAAEHGVPVLPRGGGTALAGQTVGTALVLDFTKYMNRVLSVDPDGRRAKVQPGLRLDRFNRALAPYGLQFGPDPATIRQCALGGMIGNNSCGARSLVYGKTGDHVHSLDCVLADGRCAHFAAMRRDALAGAPGAEGQLARAVMALLEPHRAEIERRFPKIPRRVSGYNFDAMLEDEELNLARLIVGSEGTLATVVEAELGLVPIPPARALVLLSFRERFTSFDAVPAILPERGLSALEIVDSRVLQGAREIFEFRPTAAMAAPDALGVLFCEFTGESADEVRGLAEDFAARAPHLPGSPAAAAYLTDREQTAAWSLRQAATGLLYLTTPSKDIKPQEFVEDTGCPPEKLGEYTRRFEEIVQRHGTTTGFFGHAGQGCLHIRVDLNLKRGDDRERMQRIAHDIAELVVDFGGSLSGEHGDGLSRSEFLPMMFGPEIIELHRQVKAVFDPEGRMNPGGKIAPPYQRMSDNLRFGADYAITPPETFFRYAEGGWDVAVEKCNGMAVCRKLDAGTMCPSYMVTQEEMHSTRGRANSLREAMRGALPGMRSGEVLEALDLCLACKACKTECPVGVDMARYKAEFLAQHHRAHGTPPSAHFFGRVHDFARLGGRMPGIANLGQRLFGGAMKAVAGMDLRREMPALAREPFRRAFTRRPRSAVGARATVILFDDTFHNYFQPGPLHAAAKVIEQAGYEVRLPRRQVCCGRAAVSKGLLEHARDLQRELLETLLPEAERGSWIVGVEPSCILTLRDELPDLVGDTRAAKLATAAVTFEEFLAAIRDWRPGRLERRAVVHGHCHQKALVGMGPTTEVLSRVEGLEFSVLDSGCCGMAGSFGYEKGHYDVSKACGERVLFPAVRQAAADDLVVAPGFSCRHQIADFCGGRKALHTAELLALAE
- a CDS encoding TetR/AcrR family transcriptional regulator, which gives rise to MQPQPDTRERLLDAAMRLFWEKGYNSTSIADVLQAAKANAGSLYHFFPTKQDLLVAVLARYRDGIYPMLLEPVWAGVDDPVERVFALLARYRRMLEDTDCFYGCPIGSLALELHEPDPPVRELLAANFANWTAAVETCLADPRSGIPADADAHGLAQFVLTTMEGAVMQARTHRTLEPYDACVAHLRRYLSTLQASAPAA